GATACAAGGGTTACTTTGGGCAGTTTCATGTATGAGAGACAAAAGGATCACTTCGATACGGTTTGAGACGGACTGCTCGAACTTAGTAGATATGACTACAAACCCGATGGACTGGCCAGCATTCACGACAGAGATCGAGGTGTTCCAGAGGTTACAAGATGACTTCGATGATGTGAGATTGTCTCATATTTCTCGGAGTCGGAATGGCCGGGCAGACAGATTAGCAAACGATGCAAGGACCAGAGATTATATTTTCTCCCATATAGATCAAATCTGGGTAGATGGAGATGCTCCTCGGAGGATCGATTCGTCTGTTCTCCACTTGATCTAACCTAGATGGgtagacgacaaaaaaaaaatcatagagtGGATTCGAACGTGCTAGTAGAAAGTTAACGATGGTCCACCTATAACCACAAGACTAGAAAGTgcaaaaaataagataaaaccataacatgtgttcaaaaaaaaaaaagataaaaccaTAACTGTTACAAGTTTTTATGGTCTAGCTATGGTTGAGGCTTTTATGTCCCTCACCTAAGTCTTTGCTTATGCAATTTAATGAAAGTTgtgttcaaaagaaaaaaccataattgttccaaaaaaacaatacaaacaAAGTTTCACTTGAGTTGATGAGGACCACGATAGTGAAATCCTCCTTTGTCACCGAGGAATTCACAGATTGAATTCAAACCTCCAAGTAGAAAGTTAAAATATGTCTATTGCCACAAGACTAAAGTGCAAAAGAAGGTAAAACAAAACAGCTAGAAATCAGACCAATAATAACTTACTAGAAATCAGCATCTAAGATTGGTTTCATCTTGTACATACTGTAATTGTGAATGAGAGACTGATCAGGTTACTCTTTTATAGCCAAATTCTAAGTTTTAAGAACCAAACCGATTATGTTCACTTCTTTCCTATCACGTTTTATTGTAACTTACTTTCGTTAACTAATAATCTTATATTACGTTCAAAATCATTGGTAAAGGGGAAAATGAACACTTACAtaaatttggttttaaaatacaacaaagcGAAGCGAACAATATATGATCAAGTCTTGAGTTATCTCCAATATTAAGATAGCGATATTTCTCtttaattaattacatccaCCTTTCATTGTggaaattttcttttctttcttttcatacaCACGACATCTTCccaattatagaaaataattaacgTAACACAAAGAtaaaataagttatatatttcAACTCTTCGTTTGGTCCTACTTAATGTGTGTAACTCAAAAcgtgttagtttttttttcttttctttttttcgtgTGTCAACGACCAAGATGTGTTAACACGATAAAAGGAGCATAAAGCGTTTTGGGTCGCGCATAAAGCGTTTTGGGGTCGCAAACGCGCCGCAACGTGATAATGCTTCACACGATTCTAAACCAGAAACAGACAAAACACAAACGCATATTATGGCTCTTTGACCCTTTTGAGCAGATGAGAAATCACCAAAAAGGCCAAAGCCGAGgttaatatatattagaaaaagGCAAATAATACTCTGATAAGTTCAAATATGTtaggtgttcaaaaaaaaaaaaaaaaaaaaaaaaaaaaaaagttcaaatatgTTAAGATAATATTCCTATCAGTAAAAATGTGTATAAAATATGGCTGTAGGAAAATGTATGATAAGTTCAAATATGGCTGTAGGAAAATGTGTATAAAATACCCATGAACAAAGCAAGGCGTTACTTAGAGACAACAAAAACACCAAGATGATGAAGAACGGTCTGCTAATCATAGTATGCATTTTCTTGGCTATAGGAACATGTGGAGGTCCTTTGTTAACTCGTCTCTACTACACCAAAGGCGGATCACGAATCTGGTTCATGAGCTTTCTTGCAACCGCAGGGTGTCCAATCATACTCATCCCTCTCTATGTCTCCTTCCTCCGCCGCAGCAACCGCAACCACAACAACTCCGAAACCGCAGAAAAAGCTAAGGTTTTCGTCATGGAAACTCCTCTCTTCATCGCATCCATCGTTATCGGGTTGCTCATTGGACTTGACAACTACTTATACGCATATGGTTTAGCTTACCTGCCAGTTTCCACATCATCACTCATTGTGGGAACTCAGTTAGCATTCAATGCGATCTTTTCTTTCTTGATGGTCAAACAAAAGTTCACTCCGTTCTCTATAAACGCCGTCGTTTTGTTGACGGTCGGCACAGGAATCCTGGCCTTGCATACCGACAGAGACAGGCCCGCTGGCGTGAGCAAGAAGGAGTATGTGGTTGGGTTCTTGTTGACCTTGATTGCAGCTGTTCTCTACGCTTTTTTAATGCCGCTCGTTGAGCTTACTTACAAGAAAGTTCGACAAGAAATCACTTTCACACTTGTGCTCGAGATGCAGATGGTCATGTGCGTCGCTTCTACTTGCTTCTGTCTCGTTGGGATGGTTGTAAAAGGCGA
The sequence above is drawn from the Brassica napus cultivar Da-Ae chromosome A8, Da-Ae, whole genome shotgun sequence genome and encodes:
- the LOC106360053 gene encoding purine permease 1-like, which codes for MMKNGLLIIVCIFLAIGTCGGPLLTRLYYTKGGSRIWFMSFLATAGCPIILIPLYVSFLRRSNRNHNNSETAEKAKVFVMETPLFIASIVIGLLIGLDNYLYAYGLAYLPVSTSSLIVGTQLAFNAIFSFLMVKQKFTPFSINAVVLLTVGTGILALHTDRDRPAGVSKKEYVVGFLLTLIAAVLYAFLMPLVELTYKKVRQEITFTLVLEMQMVMCVASTCFCLVGMVVKGDFKAIPREAREFMIGSSLFYYTLIVVIGIVWQCFFLGALGVVYCASSLASGVFVSVLLPVTEVLAVVCFREKFQAEKGVALLLSLWGFVSYFYGEFKSGKKIIDSPQSPETELPPLPVSGPDVA